In Elusimicrobiota bacterium, the sequence GGAAAAAATCATCCAGGAGGCCCGCGGCCAAACCGGGAGGGCGCTCTTTGCCTCGGGTCCGGTCGCGCAGGCCAAAGCTGAGAAAAAGAGAAGCCCCAAGGTGGGAACATGCAGCATGTTGTCTATCATAAGATGCAGTCCCATGGCGGCCAAGGCCGCCATGGCGGTTTCTTGGGGGAGGCTTGTCTTTCCAGGCGCGGGAAGGCGGCGCAGAGTTCCGGCCAAGGCCAGGAGGAGGAGTGCCAGACCGACCCAGCCCGTTTCCGCCGCGGCCTGCAGCCATTCGCCGTGGGCATAGGCCGAGGTGAATTGGTAATTGGCCTGGCCGTAGTTGGACGGGAAGTTGTGGCGGAGAAACCCTGCTTCGAAATTCCCAGGCCCCTCGCCGAAAATCGGATGGTCTTGCGTGATTTGCAGGGCGGCCCTCCAGATATGCGGCCTGCGGAAGGCCTTGTCGAGCTTCAGGAAATAGGCGGGCGAGGCCCCGCGCAGGAGCAGAATCCCCGCGGCCAAGATTCCCGCCCCCAGGGCGAGGCTTCCCAAGAGCCAGGCCCGGCCTTCGGCGCGGGGATGCCTGAGAGCGACGAGGAGGCTCGAGGCGCAGACAACCAGGATTCCGCCCCGCGCCCGGGCGAGTATGAGGCAGGACAGGAGCAGTGCAAGCAGTCCTAGCATGAGCCAGCGCAGATACTTCCCGGGCCTTTCGCGATGGATCAAGGCGGCGAAAACCGCGGCGAAGGCCGCGGCCTCGGCGAAGACGGTATAGTTGTAATAGGGAGGGAGGAGCCCGACCATGGTCTCTGAGAATATCCCATTGATCCTGCCCGTCCAGAGCGCGGCCAAGGCGAGGACCGCTCCGGAAAGGGACAAACCCCAAAACCAGATGCGGCGTTCTCTTTCGCCCCAAGCGGCGGCGAGGCTGAAGAAGGCGACGAAAGTCGCCCAACGGGAGAGAGGCTCGAGTCCCTTGAGGGGCTGGCTTGAGGCGGCCAAGGAGAGGGCGATCCAGGCGAGCCAGAGAAGCCACGATCCGGACACCACCCAGGATTTTCGCCAAGCCCGGCGCAGAGCCACGGTCCATATGAGGAGGGAGGCGATGGTCCAGCTCAAATTAGGGCCTGGTTTTTGGAGCCGGCTGGGGCTTGAGCTGGGGCTCTCGCGCGGATGAGACGTTGGCGACCCCGTTCTTCTGGAGCCAGAGCTCGAGGGCGGGAACCTGCCATTGGAAGTCTATGGGACCGGGGCTCCAGCGCTTGAGGGGGAATACCCGCTTGCCTAGCCACGGCCAGGTTCTCGTGTAGGGCGGGGGGCCCAGCTGTTCCAAATTGCGCGATCTCAGGATTTGCGCGCCCCAATCCGGGTAGTAGATGTCTCCGCTGGGGACGAGGCCCTCGGGAATGAAGGGGTCCAAAAGTCCCTCGGAATTCTCCTTGCGGGCAAGGAAGGGATTGAAGCGGTTGCGGGGAGAGACGCTCGCCGCGGAGTCAAGCTCCGGGCGATCGTGCAGAACGTCGAGGCCCTGTTCAAGAATTTTCCCGGTTAAAGCGGGCGCGTTGGAGAAGAAGAGGAGGAGAAGCTCCAAGGCCTCGTCCTCGCGCTTGAGGTCGGCCTGCAGGGCTTGGAGGCCGTGCCAAAGCTGCTCCTCGGCCGGGATCTCGTGGAGGGAGCGCCCCGGCGGCGGATCGATGATGATGCCTCCGTACTGCAGAGCCACGGCCTTGACCGGCGGCGAGTCCGTGAGGACGAAATTGCGGTGGATTTGCGCGCAAGACCGGGCCGCCATGAAGGGATAGGCGGCCAGGGGCCGGCCCAGGGCCGTTCCGGTGTTTCCGGGGAAATCACTGGAGTCGTCCAAGTCCAGCATGAGCGAGCAAATCATTCCAGGCTCTCCAAGCCCGAGAAAACGGCGTTCACCGTGCTGTTCCAGGAGTGAAGCTCGACGGTGCGGACCGCTTGGGAAATCAATTGCAGGGCCAGGCCCTGCACCGAGGAAAGGGTGACGACGGCTTCCGCCAGGGCCTGGGCCTCTCCCCCGGAGAAGAGCAGGCCGTTCTTGTGGTCCTCCACGAGCTCCAAGACGGGTCCCGTGCGCGCAGCGATCACCGGACAGCCCTCGGCCATGGCGTAGAGGGCCATGGTGGGAAATCCATCCAAGCCGTAGGGATCCACGTAGGCCTTGGCCGCTCGGAAATACTCCATGGTCTTGTCGTGGGGCATGCGCCCGAGGAAGGTGATTCTATCCTCGATGAGAAGCTGCTTGGCCTTGGCCTTGAGCCCGGGCAAGGCCGGGCCGGCGCCGATCAGATTCAAGTGCCAGTCCAGGCGCAGCCGGGCCATGGCGAGGAAGAAAGTTTCGAGGCTCGACCGGGTGGCCTCGTTGAGGGGCTGGCAGGCCGCCAGGGGAAAACCGTCTGGGCGCGCGGCCCGCGCCGTCACCACCGCGATCTGCTGGGCCCGGATCTGGTCGTAGGCATAGGGCACCACCCGCACGGAGGCGTTGACGCCCCAGCCCTTGACCACCGCCAGGAGATACTGCGTGGGGACGAGGATGAGGTCGGCCATGAGGGCCAGGCGCTGAACCTCGGCCAAGGCTTGGGGTGAGGCAGAGGCGTAGGAGTCGATGAGGCGGACCGCGACCCGCCTGCCGGAGGTGCAGGCCGCCATAAGAGCGGCGGGCTGGAG encodes:
- a CDS encoding O-antigen ligase family protein, with product MSWTIASLLIWTVALRRAWRKSWVVSGSWLLWLAWIALSLAASSQPLKGLEPLSRWATFVAFFSLAAAWGERERRIWFWGLSLSGAVLALAALWTGRINGIFSETMVGLLPPYYNYTVFAEAAAFAAVFAALIHRERPGKYLRWLMLGLLALLLSCLILARARGGILVVCASSLLVALRHPRAEGRAWLLGSLALGAGILAAGILLLRGASPAYFLKLDKAFRRPHIWRAALQITQDHPIFGEGPGNFEAGFLRHNFPSNYGQANYQFTSAYAHGEWLQAAAETGWVGLALLLLALAGTLRRLPAPGKTSLPQETAMAALAAMGLHLMIDNMLHVPTLGLLFFSALACATGPEAKSALPVWPRASWMIFSCAGLALSALAWIPSSLGRRYAQGLERETDAAKRLELAQKSVHLFPADSYLRETMAREWMSLNPPRPDEALKELETASQLNPTNALCLGMHAEILRGYRRWAEVLALAEEALRLEPNYLRARFMRAEALARLGRNSLAQAELAELDRRRRLLEAGGFYRSTSNHYELMIGAR
- a CDS encoding glycosyltransferase, which codes for MRLLLVPDPTSPNSEDAFCREVAKRAAAKGHHCETQAVPNGPLEATLDFLAATDFSAGADFVLVNSLQPAALMAACTSGRRVAVRLIDSYASASPQALAEVQRLALMADLILVPTQYLLAVVKGWGVNASVRVVPYAYDQIRAQQIAVVTARAARPDGFPLAACQPLNEATRSSLETFFLAMARLRLDWHLNLIGAGPALPGLKAKAKQLLIEDRITFLGRMPHDKTMEYFRAAKAYVDPYGLDGFPTMALYAMAEGCPVIAARTGPVLELVEDHKNGLLFSGGEAQALAEAVVTLSSVQGLALQLISQAVRTVELHSWNSTVNAVFSGLESLE